From a region of the Stenotrophomonas sp. BIO128-Bstrain genome:
- a CDS encoding M14 family metallocarboxypeptidase, with protein sequence MSNTHFYPIGTPGQPWGDAERARWRAGQQRQRSYHDDVVAALERLGERFDVVQYGQLDYAPDHYPLFAVVSHEWDPALPTALVTGGVHGYETSGVHGALQFLDQNAEAYAGRINLIVAPCVSPWGYERIQRWNPDAIDPNRSFRGDGQIEEAASLMRWMAARGDDLLVHLDLHETTDSDLHEFDPARCARDGIALVPDIIPDGFYVIGNSEDPQPAFQQALIAAVEKITHIAPADANGELIGMPLQSPGVVWGESRSIGACAGFTDALYATTTEVYPDSPRTSPQECNDAQVAAVCAGLDFALAHPRR encoded by the coding sequence ATGAGCAATACGCATTTCTATCCCATCGGCACGCCGGGCCAGCCCTGGGGTGACGCCGAACGCGCCCGGTGGCGCGCAGGCCAGCAGCGCCAGCGCAGCTACCACGACGATGTCGTGGCCGCGCTCGAGCGCCTGGGCGAGCGTTTCGATGTGGTGCAGTACGGGCAGCTGGACTACGCGCCGGATCATTACCCGCTGTTTGCGGTGGTCAGCCATGAGTGGGATCCGGCACTGCCGACCGCGCTGGTGACCGGTGGCGTGCACGGCTACGAAACCAGCGGCGTGCATGGCGCGCTGCAGTTCCTGGATCAGAACGCCGAGGCGTATGCAGGCCGTATCAATCTGATCGTGGCGCCCTGCGTCAGCCCGTGGGGCTATGAGCGCATCCAGCGCTGGAATCCCGATGCGATCGATCCCAACCGCAGCTTCCGTGGTGATGGCCAGATCGAAGAAGCGGCTTCGCTGATGCGCTGGATGGCCGCGCGTGGCGATGACCTGCTGGTGCACCTGGACCTGCACGAAACGACCGACAGCGACCTGCATGAGTTCGATCCGGCGCGCTGCGCCCGCGATGGCATCGCCCTGGTGCCGGACATCATTCCCGATGGCTTCTACGTGATCGGCAACAGCGAAGATCCGCAGCCGGCGTTCCAGCAGGCGTTGATCGCCGCAGTGGAGAAGATCACGCACATCGCCCCGGCCGATGCCAATGGCGAGCTGATCGGCATGCCGCTGCAGTCGCCGGGCGTGGTCTGGGGCGAATCGCGTTCGATCGGCGCCTGCGCCGGCTTCACCGACGCGCTGTACGCCACCACCACCGAGGTCTACCCGGACAGCCCGCGGACGTCGCCGCAGGAATGCAACGATGCGCAGGTCGCGGCGGTATGCGCCGGCCTGGACTTTGCGCTGGCGCATCCGCGCCGCTGA
- the fusA gene encoding elongation factor G encodes MNTHTPYQTLSLRRNLGIIAHIDAGKTTLTERLLWKTGEIHRVGEVHDGAATTDFSAIERERGITIGAAAVQAHWAPRDEPIHHLTLIDTPGHIDFAIEVERSLRVLDGAVAVFSAVDGVQPQSESVWRQARRHGVPLIAFVNKMDRTGASFERVLTQLREKLRATPWALGVPVGTESQFSGWVDLVDRSTVQWDDKGGALRHAWTADEAAQWLPQREALIEAVADADDVLAQAWLEGEAIDNAQLRAAIRRGALAGAGVPVLAGSAFKSKGVETLLDAVVDYLPSPVDRPAVVATENGTDVRLPPDPDGPLAALLFKITHQNHGALSFVRVYSGTLKVGDALASSQHAHGRRVSRLVRVQADQTHDIKQAVAGDIVAVLGWKDAVSGETLSAPSRPLLLDTIQAQQAVLAWRLTAEKASDLIRISQGLASLAQEDPSFRVETDADSGETLIWGMGELHLEVMVERLRTEWGVNIRTGEPRVAYQETPKRAVQRVEGKVAKQTGGQGQFAQVLIDIAPREDGEVTFVDRTVGGAIPRGFVNAVEKGVRAALGEGPLGHPVVGVEVTLVDGQTHVKDSSDMAFHRAGSEAVKAALAQAGTQLLEPVMEIAIHAPSGNVGDVVGDLNRRSGRVASIEDQDGQTEVLGYAPLARLGGYTTSLRSLTQGRASSDMRLNGYEAAQTA; translated from the coding sequence ATGAACACCCATACCCCGTACCAGACCCTTTCCCTCCGGCGCAACCTCGGCATCATTGCCCACATCGACGCCGGCAAGACCACGCTCACCGAACGCCTGCTGTGGAAAACCGGCGAGATCCATCGCGTCGGCGAAGTCCACGACGGCGCGGCGACCACCGATTTTTCGGCGATCGAGCGCGAGCGCGGCATCACCATCGGCGCGGCCGCCGTGCAGGCGCATTGGGCGCCACGCGATGAGCCGATCCATCACCTGACTCTGATCGACACCCCGGGCCATATCGATTTCGCGATCGAAGTGGAACGCTCCCTGCGCGTGCTGGACGGCGCGGTGGCGGTGTTCTCCGCCGTGGACGGCGTGCAGCCCCAGTCCGAATCGGTCTGGCGCCAGGCGCGTCGCCACGGGGTGCCGCTGATCGCCTTCGTCAACAAGATGGACCGCACCGGTGCCTCGTTCGAGCGCGTGCTCACGCAGCTGCGCGAGAAGCTGCGCGCCACCCCGTGGGCGCTGGGCGTACCGGTCGGCACCGAAAGCCAGTTCAGCGGCTGGGTGGACCTGGTTGACCGCAGCACCGTGCAGTGGGACGACAAGGGCGGCGCCTTGCGTCACGCCTGGACGGCCGATGAGGCTGCCCAGTGGCTGCCGCAGCGCGAGGCCCTGATCGAAGCCGTGGCCGATGCCGATGACGTGCTGGCACAGGCCTGGCTGGAAGGCGAGGCGATCGACAACGCACAACTGCGCGCGGCGATCCGTCGCGGCGCGCTGGCGGGTGCGGGCGTGCCGGTACTGGCGGGCTCGGCGTTCAAGAGCAAAGGCGTGGAGACGCTGCTGGACGCCGTGGTGGACTATCTGCCTTCGCCAGTGGATCGGCCAGCGGTGGTCGCCACGGAGAACGGCACCGACGTGCGGCTGCCGCCCGACCCGGATGGCCCGCTGGCGGCGCTGCTGTTCAAGATCACGCACCAGAACCACGGTGCGCTGAGCTTCGTGCGGGTGTACTCGGGCACGCTGAAGGTGGGCGACGCACTGGCCAGCTCGCAGCACGCACACGGGCGACGCGTCAGCCGCCTGGTGCGGGTGCAGGCCGACCAGACCCACGACATCAAGCAGGCCGTGGCCGGTGACATCGTGGCGGTGCTGGGCTGGAAGGATGCGGTCAGCGGTGAAACGCTGAGTGCGCCCTCGCGCCCGCTGCTGCTCGATACGATCCAGGCGCAGCAGGCCGTGCTGGCGTGGCGGTTGACCGCGGAAAAGGCGTCCGACCTGATCCGCATCAGCCAAGGCCTGGCCAGCCTGGCGCAGGAGGATCCGTCGTTCCGCGTCGAGACCGATGCGGACAGCGGTGAAACCCTGATCTGGGGCATGGGCGAACTGCATCTGGAGGTCATGGTCGAGCGCCTGCGCACGGAGTGGGGCGTCAACATCCGCACCGGCGAGCCACGCGTGGCCTACCAGGAAACGCCGAAGCGCGCCGTGCAACGGGTGGAAGGCAAGGTCGCCAAGCAGACCGGTGGCCAGGGCCAGTTCGCCCAGGTACTGATCGACATCGCCCCGCGCGAGGATGGCGAGGTGACCTTCGTCGATCGCACCGTGGGCGGCGCGATTCCGCGTGGGTTCGTCAATGCGGTGGAGAAGGGCGTGCGTGCCGCACTGGGCGAAGGTCCGCTGGGGCATCCGGTGGTCGGTGTCGAGGTGACGCTGGTGGACGGACAGACCCACGTCAAGGACTCCTCGGACATGGCCTTCCATCGCGCCGGCAGTGAAGCGGTGAAAGCGGCGCTGGCCCAGGCGGGCACGCAGCTGCTGGAACCGGTGATGGAGATCGCCATCCACGCGCCGTCGGGCAACGTCGGCGATGTGGTCGGCGACCTCAACCGCCGCAGTGGACGGGTGGCCTCGATCGAGGACCAGGATGGGCAGACCGAGGTGCTGGGTTATGCCCCGCTGGCGCGGCTCGGTGGCTATACCACGTCGCTGCGCTCGCTGACCCAGGGGCGCGCGTCCAGCGACATGCGCTTGAACGGGTATGAAGCGGCGCAGACGGCCTGA
- a CDS encoding TonB-dependent receptor, whose amino-acid sequence MTTARFSLRPRLLALAVLLATASPTLHAQSTTGAIAGQAPPSAQRIFVRSDTGLTREVTVDARGRYTISQLPLGRYSVEARDADGKVLQTRQDVALTVGTSTEVSFGDVTRLDGIQVSADRAAAAIDVSSVDSRTVITAEQLQRLPLGRSAEAIAQLAPGVIGNSGNGTYAGPTGAQLVSFGGSSAAENAYYINGFNSTDPLRGLGGLTLPYGSIDQQEIYTGGYSAKYGRSDGGVINAVGKRGTNQWHFGGQATWEPASTRADKDDVRYPGDGALYAPESKDREWVSTQSIYAGGPLIEDRLFFFGSYELERREGTDVKNVEATNSYSRYEYERPRWYAKVDWNITDNHLLELTGASSRNVYRGDIFAYDYDTLTRGAQRGKDDTTKTGGDLWTAKYTGYLTDRLTVSAQYGEMRTDDYIGNPAYDGSLTYLSSPNLQNPALTGGTPITNAQTTSLLVNPVRGNRSNNLRLDANYVWGDHSITLGIDNQNARALNRGSVASADGYYWIYGQSNPNVPINTGLGVPATGGIRNGEDGYYVRQYVYSALASVRASQRAQYIEDNWQVTDRLLLNLGLRLDQFTNFNRDGDAYIKQTSGQWAPRLGFSWDVDGDGRFKVFGNVGRYYLALPLNPAFNAAGATLATSTYYTYGGIDSNGYPTDLTRFSDPVSANNNYGLLPDAKTVATSGIEPSYQDEFILGFSKALGQDWVYGAKATYRVLRSGVDDYCDIDAVLGKASSLGYNVTKDSNPVSCWLINPGRANTFNLVDTGGNYVTVPLSNAEMGFPQFKRNYYAVNLSLEHPFDGRWYARGDYTWSRSYGTTEGQLLSGIGQTAVSTTQAWDYAQLMEHTNGPQSNDHTHQFKLHGYYQLTPEWLVSANLKVLSGSPFSALGSYGPDFEDPSGYGIAYHFYNGQPAPPGSQGRLPWLKQLDLGVSYRPAVADGRLGFNLDVFNVFNSQVALWKSPYAELDPGQPDPLYGAATVRQAPRSLRVSVSYDY is encoded by the coding sequence ATGACGACAGCTCGTTTTTCCCTGCGCCCGCGATTGCTGGCGTTGGCGGTGTTGCTTGCCACCGCCTCCCCGACCCTGCATGCACAGTCCACCACCGGTGCGATCGCCGGCCAGGCGCCGCCATCGGCGCAGCGCATTTTCGTTCGCAGCGATACCGGACTCACCCGCGAAGTGACCGTCGACGCGCGCGGTCGCTATACCATCAGCCAGCTTCCGCTGGGCCGGTATTCGGTCGAGGCGCGCGACGCCGACGGCAAGGTGCTGCAGACCCGCCAGGACGTCGCACTGACGGTCGGTACCAGTACCGAAGTATCGTTCGGCGATGTCACCCGCCTGGACGGCATCCAGGTCAGCGCGGACCGTGCCGCCGCCGCGATCGATGTGAGCAGCGTGGATTCGCGTACGGTCATCACCGCAGAGCAACTGCAGCGGCTGCCGCTGGGCCGTTCGGCCGAGGCCATCGCCCAGCTCGCACCCGGCGTGATCGGCAACAGCGGCAACGGCACCTACGCGGGCCCAACCGGCGCTCAGCTGGTGAGCTTTGGCGGTTCATCCGCAGCGGAGAACGCCTACTACATCAACGGCTTCAACAGCACCGATCCGCTGCGCGGCCTTGGCGGGCTGACCTTGCCGTACGGAAGCATCGACCAGCAGGAGATCTACACCGGTGGCTACAGCGCCAAGTACGGCCGCTCCGATGGTGGCGTGATCAATGCGGTCGGCAAGCGCGGAACGAATCAGTGGCACTTCGGCGGCCAGGCCACCTGGGAGCCGGCATCCACACGTGCGGACAAGGACGACGTGCGTTACCCCGGCGATGGCGCACTGTATGCGCCGGAGAGCAAGGACCGCGAATGGGTCAGCACGCAGAGCATCTATGCCGGCGGCCCGTTGATCGAAGACCGGCTGTTCTTCTTCGGCTCCTACGAGCTGGAGCGCCGTGAAGGCACGGATGTCAAGAACGTGGAGGCGACGAATTCCTATTCCCGCTACGAGTACGAGCGCCCCCGCTGGTACGCCAAGGTGGATTGGAACATCACCGACAATCATCTGCTGGAGCTGACCGGCGCCTCCAGCCGCAACGTATACCGTGGCGACATCTTCGCCTATGACTACGACACGCTCACCCGTGGCGCCCAACGCGGCAAGGACGACACCACCAAGACCGGTGGCGACCTGTGGACGGCCAAGTACACCGGCTACCTGACCGACCGGCTCACCGTCAGCGCGCAATACGGCGAAATGCGCACGGATGACTACATCGGCAACCCGGCCTACGACGGCAGCCTGACCTACCTCAGCAGCCCCAACCTGCAGAATCCGGCGCTGACCGGTGGCACGCCGATCACCAACGCGCAGACCACCTCGCTGCTGGTCAATCCGGTTCGCGGCAACCGCAGCAACAACCTGCGCCTGGATGCGAACTACGTGTGGGGCGACCACAGCATCACACTCGGCATCGACAACCAGAACGCCCGCGCGTTGAACCGCGGTTCGGTCGCCTCGGCCGATGGCTACTACTGGATCTACGGGCAGTCCAACCCGAACGTGCCGATCAATACCGGCCTCGGCGTGCCGGCGACAGGTGGCATCCGCAATGGCGAGGACGGCTATTACGTACGCCAGTATGTCTACAGCGCGCTGGCTTCGGTACGGGCGTCGCAGCGGGCGCAGTACATTGAAGACAACTGGCAGGTCACCGACCGGCTGCTGCTCAATCTTGGCCTGCGCCTGGACCAGTTCACGAATTTCAACCGCGATGGCGACGCGTACATCAAGCAGACCAGTGGGCAGTGGGCGCCGCGCCTCGGCTTCAGCTGGGATGTCGACGGTGATGGCCGCTTCAAGGTGTTCGGCAACGTGGGGCGCTATTACCTGGCGCTGCCGCTGAACCCGGCGTTCAACGCCGCTGGCGCGACGCTGGCCACCTCGACGTACTACACCTACGGCGGCATCGACAGCAACGGCTATCCGACAGACCTCACCCGGTTCTCCGATCCTGTTTCGGCCAACAACAACTATGGCCTGCTGCCGGATGCGAAGACCGTGGCCACCTCCGGCATCGAGCCGTCCTACCAGGATGAGTTCATCCTCGGCTTCAGCAAGGCGCTCGGCCAGGACTGGGTGTACGGGGCCAAAGCGACCTACCGCGTGCTGCGCAGCGGCGTGGACGACTACTGCGATATCGATGCGGTGCTCGGCAAGGCCAGCAGCCTGGGCTACAACGTGACCAAGGACAGCAACCCGGTCAGCTGCTGGCTGATCAATCCCGGCCGCGCCAACACCTTCAACCTGGTCGATACTGGCGGCAATTACGTGACGGTTCCGCTGAGCAACGCGGAAATGGGCTTCCCGCAGTTCAAGCGCAACTACTACGCGGTGAACCTCTCGCTGGAACATCCGTTCGATGGCCGCTGGTATGCCCGCGGCGACTACACCTGGTCACGCAGTTACGGGACCACTGAAGGCCAGTTGCTCTCGGGGATCGGCCAGACGGCGGTGTCCACCACGCAGGCGTGGGACTACGCCCAGCTGATGGAGCACACCAACGGGCCGCAGAGCAACGACCACACCCACCAGTTCAAGCTGCACGGCTACTACCAGCTCACCCCGGAATGGTTGGTGTCGGCCAACCTGAAGGTACTCTCGGGTTCGCCGTTCAGTGCGCTGGGCTCGTACGGGCCGGACTTCGAAGACCCATCCGGCTACGGCATCGCGTATCACTTCTACAACGGCCAGCCGGCGCCTCCCGGGAGCCAGGGGCGCCTACCGTGGCTGAAGCAGCTTGACCTGGGGGTGTCCTACCGCCCGGCAGTGGCCGATGGTCGGCTGGGCTTCAACCTGGACGTGTTCAATGTGTTCAACAGCCAGGTGGCGCTGTGGAAATCGCCGTACGCCGAGCTGGATCCGGGACAGCCGGATCCGCTGTATGGCGCGGCAACCGTGCGTCAGGCGCCCCGTTCGCTGCGGGTCAGCGTGAGTTACGACTACTGA
- a CDS encoding thioredoxin family protein: MRLALSLGLLGVVALLPACTPAPSPADAAAPTATAPAPAEIAWRHGDVDDAFADARDSGKPVLLYWGAVWCPPCNQLKATLFKDPAFIALTRQYVPVYLDGDEEGAQAWGERFGVRGYPTLIVLDPQRNELTRLAGGNDSEALTRALTLAASRRTAVSEVLQHALTAPQDVSAEDWRVLGDYGWEVDANRLAGKRDAASLLQQLATAAPEPALQRRFALLALGAGKPDNAPTAAQRDSTRALLDAVLASPAEVRANRDLLGYQGPALVARASSTPDQAQQLGTQLLGALDAADHALGDKADARLGTVITELALQRQQHPDQDIPAALKAKAQQRVAAADAAATTPHERQATISTAVYVLRQIKNDAAAEKLLLAELERSQTPYYYMPELAELAEERGDKASAISWLHKAYQGAQGPATRVQWGVLYVEGLLRLSPDDAPAIETATTEVIADLAAQPAGYHQRTRQRFERLGGALQAWSRDHHGAESLTRLQARMTETCAKAASSTDSSAGCERWLKS, from the coding sequence ATGCGCCTTGCTCTATCCCTTGGTTTGCTGGGCGTGGTTGCCCTGCTCCCGGCCTGCACGCCGGCCCCCTCCCCCGCTGACGCTGCGGCGCCCACGGCTACCGCACCGGCACCTGCGGAGATCGCCTGGCGCCATGGCGACGTCGACGACGCGTTCGCCGATGCGCGCGACAGCGGCAAGCCCGTGCTGCTGTACTGGGGCGCGGTGTGGTGCCCGCCCTGCAACCAGCTCAAGGCCACGCTGTTCAAGGATCCGGCCTTCATCGCGCTGACCCGTCAGTACGTGCCCGTCTATCTGGACGGGGACGAGGAAGGCGCACAGGCCTGGGGCGAGCGATTCGGCGTGCGCGGCTATCCGACCCTGATCGTGCTTGACCCGCAGCGCAACGAGCTCACCCGCCTGGCCGGTGGCAACGACAGTGAAGCCCTGACCCGCGCCCTCACCCTGGCTGCCAGCCGTCGCACCGCCGTGAGCGAGGTGCTGCAGCATGCCTTGACGGCACCACAGGATGTCAGCGCGGAGGACTGGCGCGTGCTCGGCGATTACGGCTGGGAAGTGGATGCCAACCGCCTGGCGGGCAAGCGCGATGCAGCGTCATTGCTGCAGCAACTGGCCACTGCTGCGCCCGAGCCGGCGCTGCAGCGGCGGTTCGCGTTGCTGGCGCTCGGTGCAGGCAAGCCGGACAACGCGCCGACCGCCGCCCAGCGCGACAGCACCCGCGCCCTGCTGGATGCCGTTCTCGCCTCCCCTGCGGAAGTGCGGGCCAATCGGGACCTGCTCGGCTATCAGGGCCCTGCCCTGGTGGCCCGCGCCAGTTCCACCCCGGACCAGGCCCAGCAACTGGGAACGCAGCTGCTGGGCGCGCTGGATGCCGCGGATCATGCCCTCGGCGACAAAGCCGATGCGCGGCTCGGCACTGTCATCACCGAGCTTGCCCTGCAGCGCCAGCAGCATCCCGACCAGGACATTCCAGCGGCGCTGAAGGCCAAGGCGCAGCAGCGTGTCGCGGCCGCCGATGCCGCCGCGACCACACCACACGAACGCCAGGCCACGATCAGTACCGCCGTCTATGTACTCCGCCAGATCAAGAACGATGCCGCGGCCGAGAAGCTCCTGCTGGCCGAGCTGGAGCGCAGCCAGACACCCTATTACTACATGCCCGAACTGGCCGAACTGGCTGAAGAACGTGGCGACAAGGCTTCTGCCATCTCCTGGCTGCACAAGGCCTACCAGGGTGCGCAGGGACCGGCCACGCGCGTGCAGTGGGGCGTTCTCTACGTTGAGGGGCTGCTGCGCTTGAGCCCGGACGATGCGCCGGCGATCGAGACGGCCACCACCGAGGTCATCGCCGATCTGGCTGCCCAGCCAGCCGGCTACCACCAGCGCACCCGCCAGCGGTTTGAACGGTTGGGCGGTGCGTTGCAGGCGTGGAGCCGCGACCACCACGGCGCGGAAAGCCTGACCCGGCTGCAGGCACGGATGACCGAAACATGCGCGAAGGCCGCCAGCTCGACCGACAGCAGCGCAGGCTGCGAGCGGTGGCTGAAAAGCTGA